The following are encoded in a window of Dysidea avara chromosome 4, odDysAvar1.4, whole genome shotgun sequence genomic DNA:
- the LOC136253282 gene encoding extracellular serine proteinase-like, with protein sequence MRYYQCLILALIFGCVVFQDVSGVARVKRSADENLRDPGTYIVHFEDSTTDAQLHHFVKQLNRSDRKAKFAAKIIAEYPNIKCLTARLSERALKWVTHRKLVSEVKENEYVIFVSEVYSFASVKPGWHLDRVDQQVLPLDQKYTASQCTGKSVDVYVLDTGIHYNHSVFNGRAHYPGCDPIDKIYNETREGEDCNGHGTHVAGLVGGNGTGLATSVTLFSVRVANCRGYASEASLLDGLICVCEHRKGRNGTRAIINISLAGTEKMYSVSKCVQELIADGVVVTASAGNGDRDDFKEVNYDSCEVYPAGYDGVINVAATGMEDHALMGEFDNKSLTFNLGPCVDVFAPGYSILSSDICISNSSCYNSTGDKCNSYTCQRFRTGTSQSSALVAGAVALLLEKCPNITNTEIRNMLRTFLSRGRVRFCKAYKFLSEDTTLTAVNDVVGTTLNRLLFIGFLPYNIIHCEMFHGQPLITSINY encoded by the exons ATGAGATATTATCAGTGCCTAATTCTTGCACTGATCTTTGGCTGTGTCGTATTCCAAGATGTTTCTGGTGTTGCAAGAGTTAAAAGATCTGCTGATGAAAATTTACGTGACCCAGGAACTTACATTGTCCACTTTGAGGACAGTACAACTGATGCACAGTTACATCACTTTGTTAAACAGCTGAATAGGTCTGATAGAAAAGCAAAGTTTGCAGCAAAGATAATAGCAGAGTATCCTAACATCAAATGCTTAACAGCAAGGCTGTCAGAAAGAGCTTTAAAATGG GTTACACATCGCAAATTGGTTTCGGAAGTAAAGGAAAATGAATATGTTATATTTGTATCTGAAGTTTATTCTTTTGCATCTGTCAAGCCAGGATGGCACTTGGATAGAGTAGACCAACAAGTATTACCACTGGATCAGAAATATACTGCTAGCCAATGCACTGGGAAATCAGTTGATGTATATGTACTGGACACTGGTATTCACTATAATCACAGTGTATTCAATGGTAGAGCTCACTATCCAGGCTGTGATCCAATTGACAAGATATACAATGAAACACGTGAAGGAGAAGACTGCAATGGCCACGGAACTCATGTAGCTGGTCTTGTTGGTGGAAATGGTACTGGACTAGCCACTAGTGTGACTTTGTTTTCTGTTAGAGTAGCAAACTGCAGAGGGTATGCTTCTGAGGCATCACTCCTTGATGGACTAATATGTGTATGTGAACACAGGAAAGGCAGAAATGGAACCAGAGCAATTATTAATATATCTCTTGCCGGAACTGAAAAAATGTATAGTGTTAGCAAATGTGTCCAAGAATTAATAGCTGATGGTGTAGTAGTCACAGCTTCTGCTGGAAATGGGGATCGTGATGACTTTAAGGAAGTAAATTATGACTCCTGTGAAGTTTATCCAGCAGGTTACGATGGTGTTATCAATGTAGCTGCCACTGGCATGGAGGATCATGCATTGATGGGTGAATTTGATAACAAAAGTTTAACGTTTAACTTGGGACCATGTGTGGATGTGTTTGCTCCAGGCTACAGCATTCTCAGCAGTGACATATGTATCTCTAACAGCTCCTGCTACAACTCTACAGGAGATAAATGTAACTCATACACATGTCAGAGGTTTCGAACAGGCACTTCACAGAGTTCAGCATTAGTAGCTGGAGCTGTTGCCTTACTACTAGAGAAGTGTCCAAATATAACAAATACAGAAATTAGAAACATGCTAAGAACTTTTCTATCCAGAGGCAGAGTCCGATTCTGTAAAGCATACAAATTTCTGAGTGAAGACACTACTCTGACAGCTGTCAATGATGTTGTTGGTACTACACTTAATCGTTTACTATTCATAGGATTTTTAccttataatattatacattgtGAAATGTTTCATGGCCAGCCATTAATTACATCAATCAATTATTAA
- the LOC136253549 gene encoding uncharacterized protein, whose translation MLEDLLRDRLVCGIGDIRLQRRLLAEPNLTFAKAVQIAQASETAEKDSKSMIPQGTPNNLLVALTKRRHVTSAQRRATLPKLVLKSRKKVTKHTTQSNSKTGTSKPPKPTNQVTAIEPELETKSEGNQQNQQDQSQLEEYTLFNLSNTQHSGTDPFKCGASVSLISENTYKTVWNGEKRPPMKSTNVQLGPYLVIISFSSTACILLKLPYGDGPNLLGRDWLSHLKLDWQTIYNVKVNQTLSDMLHKHSMLFSDELGTLQGTKVTLQVDASVQAKLCKARPVPLAMQKKAAAELDRLEASGVIEKVTFSEWAVPIVPVLKQDGSI comes from the exons ATGCTCGAAGATCTCCTGAGAGACAGACTTGTTTGTGGAATAGGGGACATCCGACTTCAACGCAGGCTATTGGCAGAACCGAATTTGACCTTTGCTAAAGCAGTGCAGATAGCTCAAGCCTCTGAAACCGCGGAGAAGGACTCCAAATCTATGATTCCTCAGGGCACACCTAACAAT CTGCTAGTTGCCCTTACAAAGAGGCGACATGTCACAAGTGCTCAAAGAAGGGCCACATTGCCAAAGCTTGTACTGAAAAGCCGTAAGAAGGTCACTAAACATACAACACAGAGTAACAGCAAAACTGGTACAAGCAAACCACCTAAACCAACGAACCAAGTCACAGCAATTGAACCCGAGTTGGAAACTAAAAGTGAGGGAAATCAACAGAATCAGCAAGATCAATCACAACTGGAAGAGTATACATTGTTTAATCTGAGCAACACCCAGCATTCAGGAACAGATCCATTTAAA tgtggtgCTTCTGTTTCACTAATAAGTGAGAACACCTACAAAACTGTGTGGAATGGTGAGAAAAGACCTCCCATGAAATCCACTAATGTTcagttaggcccctatttggtgattattagtttctcatccaccgcctgcatccttcttaagctaccgtatg GTGATGGCCCTAACCTACTGGGAAGGGATTGGCTAAGCCAtttaaaattagattggcaaacCATTTACAATGTGAAGGTTAACCAAACCCTTTCAGACATGTTACATAAACACAGCATGTTGTTTTCTGATGAGTTGGGCACTCTTCAGGGTACAAAGGTTACATTGCAAGTAGATGCTAGTGTACAAGCTAAGCTCTGTAAAGCACGACCTGTACCCCTGGCAATGCAGAAAAAGGCAGCAGCTGAGTTAGATCGCCTTGAAGCTTCTGGGGTGATTGAAAAGGTCACATTTTCTGAATGGGCTGTCCCTATAGTCCCTGTTCTTAAACAGGATGGGTCCATATGA